The DNA window CAGAAAGGCAATCGCCAGTCCGCCGGCCAGCGTTATCCGCCAGGGACGCGCTTCGGCGCCCAGCAGCAGGAACAGACCGATACCTGCCAGCGACAGGAAGACAAGTCGCCGCACGGTATCGCCGCCGCCGGCGGCCTGTTCCATCTCGGCCGCGGTCTGCGTGAACGCCTCGGTTTGCGAGGTGGTCACGCTGTGGTCGGTCATATAAAACGCGAAGAAGATCACGCACAGCGCCGCCGCGAACAGTCCGGGCGAAAGCTCGCCAGACGGCGTGGAGGGAACAGCGGAAGCAGCGGGCGAGATCATAGACAGGCGAATCAATCAGAAATGGAGCACAACGGCGGAAGCTGGCTGCCCACTACTGGCCTAGGCAGGAAGGGGAGCCGGCCGCAAACGCTGCAGCGAATAACCCAGCACCAGAAAGCGAATCATCGCGTCCAGGCTGTTCGCCGTAAGTGTTGCAAGCGCCGCGCCAAACACGCCCCACAGCGGCACAAAAATGACCGCGGCAATGATCGAAACGACCAGGGAAGCGACATCCGCAATGAAGTTCACTTGCGGTCGGTCAATCGCCCAAAGTCCGTTCCCTGCAACCATTTTCAGGCTGTTGGCCCACATCGCAAACGCGTACAGAGCAAAGATCAGGCCGCCTCCGGCGTAGTCCGCTCCATACACGCCAACCAGGATCGAATCGCCGGCGACGAGCGCCGCCAGGCTGAATCCGCCGATGCAAAAAGTGAACACGGCGACGGCTTTTAGCAACACGCGTAACATGTCGCGGGTTCCGCCGTCGACGTACGCCTGGGCCGCTTTGGGGGCCAGGTAGTTACAGAACCCCAGCACAAAGGTGTTGGCCACGCCGACCAGCGTATTGCAGGCCGCCATCAGTCCCGCCGCCGCCGCGCCATGACCGGCCGCAACCAGCCAGGGCAGCACCAGCGGAGCCGAGCAGCCGACCAGTTGTCCCGCCAGCGCCCAGCGTCCAAACTTCCAGTTCTCCCGCCAGTCCGTAAGCACGTTCGCCGCTGAAAAAACAACCGGCTGCACACGCATCGCAAACCATCCGCCCGCCGCCACGGCGCAGGCCAACCCCATCGCCAGATAAACCGCAGGGATAGAAATCTGGCCGTCCCAGGCGAACACGATCAGCGCTCCCACCTGGGTGATGGATACCAGCAGATCGACCAGAATGACCGCTTTGACCTGGAACCGGGCAAAGCTGAGTCGGCGAATAAATTCGCGCAGCAACAGGAACGGAACTACGCCCGCCAGCATCAGCAGCGACGGCGTCAGTTCCGGCTGGATCGCTCCCAGCACCATCGCCAGCCACATACCCAGCAGGGCGATCACCGTGCCGGCGGAAAACAGCATTTGATGCGCGAGCACGCTGCCTGTGTACCGCGGGATCTGCGCTTCGTCCCGGCGAGGGGCGTAAATCGTGTAGGGCCCGCTGACGATCTGATCCTGGATACCGCGGGCAAAATAGAGCACGCTGAGCACCAGGAAGTACACGCCCAGGTCGTCGACCGATCCATAACGGCCAATAATCACGCTGGTGGCGAAGTTCGCCGCGCTCACAATGCCCTGGTCAAAAATGGCCGCCACTCCCGAGTGGGAAAGCAGTCCCAGCAGCCGACCGCGCCACGACGGCCCCGGCGCGCGTTCCCGATGCCGGGGAGAAACGTTGCTGGCCAGCGGGACAACCTGGGGAGCCATTTTGAGCATCGGGGCTTTCTCAAGCAGGTTGACGGCGAGAGTTCCGCAAAGATTCCCGCAGCCGACGAAGCCGGGGGAAGCCGAACCAGCCGCCCAGTTTGCCGGCCAGCGTGGCGGCCGTATCTTTCTGTTCGGCGGTAAAACGGCCCCATTCAAAGGGATTGCGTTCGGGCCCGATCAGTTCGCTTTCGGTCGAAAGTCCGCAACGAGCGCCTGCCTCGCGAGCCGCTTCCGCCAGCGACCCGCCGGCAAAACCCAGACGCACCGTGCCATAAGGAAAGGCGAAAGTCGGATGCTCAATGCCGAACTTATTACGCAACACTTCAAAGCAGATCGCCAGGTCGTGCCGCAGCGCCTTGGGGCGACCACGGAAATCGCCATGGGAATGGGTGTGGGCGCCCAGTTCGATCAGTCCGCTGGCCTGCAGTTCCAGGCACTGCTCGGTCGAAAGCGGCCGCCAGGAATCCAGCGGCGCCCGGCGGGATCCGGCCATCGTCCAGTCGTCGGAAGGAAAAGGATCCACGCTATCCAGATACTGGGTCGCCAAAAAAATCGTAGCCGGCACCTGCAGTTCCTGCAGGATCGGCAGCGCAAGCGTGATGTTGTTCTCGTAACCGTCGTCGAACGTAACCACAAAGGCTTTGCGAGGGATCGGCTCGCCCGCCTCATACGCATCGAGCGCCTGGCCCAGCGACCAGGGCTCGAAGCCCCGTTCCCGCAAGCCTGACAGCTGTTCTCTTAACCGGGCGGGCGTCACGTTCCAGGTTGGTTCGGGCAAGCCACGCGGTTGCTCCGCGACGCGATGGTACATCAGAATGCCAAAAGCCTCGGCGCGGCGGGGCCCGAGGAGGCGCCCCATCCACTGGGCTGCCGTGCGAAAAGTCCCGCTCTTGGCGCGCCGCACCAGGCTGCGCAACAAACCCGACGGCGCGGCTCCACAAAGCGGAGGCGCTGGAGCCAGGTCGACAGGTCCGGCGGCCAGTTCGGGCGATGAATCGTGCGACATCTGCTTCCTCAAAACCAGGGGAGCGCCGGCAAACGACCGGCAAAGGCTTCGCGACTAAACCGAAGCGCGATGCGTCAAAACGCGAAAGGCGGTGCGGGCGATCAACTGCACGTCTTCCAGCGGACCGCGTCGCCCGATATAGCGAATATCCATCCGCATCCATTCGGCAAAACTGACGCGGCGCCCGCCGTCCAGTTGCCAGATGCAGGTCAGGCCGGGAGTCACTTCCAGCCGGCGCCGTTGCCAGCCCTGGCAGCCAGCCGACTCGTCACAGGGCAGCGGTCGCGGTCCCACCAGCGACATTTCGCCTTTGAGCACATTCCACAATTGCGGCAGCTCATCAATGCACGACTTGCGCAGAAAACTTCCCAGCGGTGTGATCCGCGGGTCGTTCTGCATTTTGAATGCCGGGCCGTCCTGCTCGCTGAATTCCCGCAGGGCCGCCTTGCGGGCTTCGGCATCGATATACATGGTGCGGAATTTGTAGATCAGAAAGGGGCGACCGCCCAGGCCGTCCCGGGGTTGCGTAAATACGATCGGACCCGGCGATGTCAGTTTGATCAGCACGGCCGCCAGCAACAAAATGGGCGAGACCAGCACCAGACCCAGAACCGAACCGACAATATCCAGGCAGCGTTTCCAGAACGGGGTGGGACGAATAAACAGCGACTCCAGCGGCCGCACCTCCTGGGCGTGTCCGCCAGAAGAATCGTCATCGTCATCGGAATCGGCATCCTGCGGGGCAGCCTTCGCCGCATCCTCCGCCGACAAGGGATGGATGAAAATTTCGCAGTCGGGCGCCTTTATGTTTTCGCCGCATGCTTCCGTCAAAGACTGGGCGAGCAGCCTGGCGCCTTTGATGTCCGTATCGGGCAGTAGCACGCCCAGTCGACGCCGATCGAGCAAACCGACCTCGTCGGTGCCGCGGACACGATTCAGCAGCAGCGTCAGGAACTGTTCGATATCGCGACGCATGCTTTTCTGGGAGTCAAACTGGAAAACCAGCAACCCAAAGGTCTGGCCCGAGCGGTTGCTGCGGCTTTGTTCGCGTTCCAAAGCGGAGCGAAAAGAGTCAGACGAAGCACGGTCGAAAAGTCCAAGTTGTATCGAAGTGCGAGGGCGAACGCTGGGATATCGCATGGGGATAATTCGATGAAAGAGAGCGAAGAAAAAAAGGGGCCGCCTGGGTCTTTGCTTAGCGTGGATTTTTTTTATGCGTCGTTTTTGTTGAGCACCGCGCCGAGCACGGTCGTCTGGGATTCGTCCAGGCGTCGTTTCGCCTGGACGACCACATCGGTTCGGGCGCGGGCCGCCTCCACCACAAACAAAACCCCCTGCAGGGCCGGCGCCAGCATCAGGCAGGAGCTGAACTCTTCGGCGGGAGGTAAATCAAAAATTACCAGGTCAAAACGCTCCTGCAGACTTTCGACCAGTCGTTCGACTTCCTGTCGGTCCAGGTGCGGATTGAAACGCTGGGCGCGTCCTGCCGGCAATACCCACAGGTTTTTCAAGGGCGTTTCCTGCACACAGTCGTGCGTCGCCAGCGAACTATGGAACGCTTCCTGCAGGCCGGGCGATCGAGCCACGCCAAACAGGTGCGCCTGGGACGGATTCATGGTGTTGGCGTCGACCAGGACAACGCGACGTCTTTCTGCAGCCGACATCGCCAGATTGGCGGCAATCGTACTGACGCCCTCGCCCGAGGTCGCGCTGGTGACGCCCAGGGTTCGCAAGGCAGAAGAGGATTCTCCACAGGCGGACGACAGGCGCCGCAACAAAGTGGCGTAGTAAGCGGGAAGTTCGTCGTTCCGGGCGACCGCAGAAGCGGCCTCGGAAGCGGAAGTGGTCGTGCGATGGATCATGCCGGAAACCTTCTTTCGGATTGACGATTCCTGAACAGCGGAAGCAGGGGCAGACGCTCCGCTTCCGTGAAACGTTCCTGCGTCCTAGTTCAACAAAGTGGACCCGGGAGAGACGCGTGGCAGCGACAGAAACACGGGGACCGATAATTGCGATTGCACCTCTTCCACCGAAGTTAGCGAAGGGCTCAAAAATTCCGACAGCAAAGCAACACCCAAAGCACTGGTCAGGCCGAAGATCAGGCCAAAGCCCCCCACCATGGTCCGTTTGGGGCTGATCGGCTTGGCCACGTAATTGGCACGCTGCAATATATTTACGTTAGAAATTCGCTGGCTGTCGATCGCGTTGTCCAGGCGGGACTGCTCCAGCTTCCCGGCATAGTCCCTCCAGGCGTTTTCGGCCTGCTGGACTTCACGCTCCATCGCCGCAAGCTGAACTTCGTGATGGTTCAGCAAACGCAGTTCGGCCAGCGCCGTTTCGTACTGCGACCGCAGCTCCGTCACTCGGGCGGCAAACGAGGCCGCTTTGGCCCGCTCGCTGAGTAATTCCTGTTCCAGCTTTTCCCGCGCCGGATTGGCGCCTTCGGTGCGCTGCACGCGGGCGACCGGCTGTTCATCGAGGATTTTCTGAGAGTTCGCCACTTCGTACTGCATGGCGATCACCTCAGGATGGAGATCCGTGTACTTGGAACGCAATTCCGCAAGTCGAGTCTGGCGGATATACAACTGGTGCCGCATCTGGTCGGCTGCCTGGTTGGGAAAACCACTGGTCTCCGCCGACAAACGACGTTCGGGCAACCCCTCAATCGATTCCTCGAGCGAAGCAATGCCCCCCCGAGCCGTGGCGAGATCGGTCTCCGCCATCACAATGCTGGACTCGACGGAACTGATTTGCCCCTGCAGCGAGGACCGACGTCCCTCAATGGAAGCGACGCCGATGGCGTTTTTAGCGTCGCGGAAGGCGTCGCTTACCGATTTCAACTTGCTCTTGGCCGCCGCCTCTTGGGCGACAAAAAATTCATACGACCCCAGCGTGCGATTAACGCGGGCATGCTCCCGCAGATAGGAATCCAAAAAAGCGTTTGTCACAGCCTGCGCCAGTTCCGGCGAGCCGGCCTTGTATCGCAAGGTAACGATGGTTGTCTTGCGGGGAGCAAAAACTCCGAAGGAATCCTTGACCACTTTGACAGCCTCCTCAAAGTCCGCAGAATGGGAAACGGCAATCGGTGGCGGCTCTGTGAGACTGACCGAACGCACTTCCAGAGACTGTGGATTGATCCTGCTCTCGCCCAAAACCACTTTGGCGCCCAGCTGCGAGACGACCTGTTCCGCAAGAGTGCGGCTATCCAGGACTTCCACGATCGAATTCATTTCGACCTCTCGAGATTCCTGCACCGAAATGGATTGCTGGGTGTTCACCGTGGGATCGACCGAAAGCACCGAACGCCCCAGCTTCACAAACAGCTTCGCTTCCGACATGTAAGTTCGAGGCCAAAAAATGAGTGCCGCGATTGTCAGAAGCCCGACGGCCGAAAGCACGGCAAAAGACCGTCGCCAGTGACGTCGACAAGCGCGGAGGACCGTGGCGGGGGTCAAAGGCATCGGCGAGAAACGCGACATCGTGTACGAACTCCAGGAGTGCAAAACGGAAACAACGCCGCAGAGAACTCAAACAGTGACCCGAAAAAATTCCATTCCAGCATTAGCAAGTTCGAGTGTGCTTCACACTCTCTAACGCGCCAAAGAGAAACAGCCCGGAACCGCGAATTTTGGAAGGGGATACCAGGGGTCCTAACGGACATGCGGATTAATCCGTCGACACTCCGCAAAAAATCTGCAATTGTTTCAAAAAAGCAACATCCGCCAGAGGGCTCGAATGCCTGAATGGCAGGAAATCAACACGCTTAACGCCGCTTCCATCGCCCGCGCACGAAAAAACGCACGCCAAAAGACGTGCGTTCAGAGCGACGATACCAGGTGTGGCGATCGGTCAGGACAGAACCGTAAGAATGCCACGGCAGAAGTCGGGCAAATCATCTGGTTTTCGGCTGGAAACAAAGATTCCATCGATCACCACGGCAGCGTCCTCCCAGACGGCCCCCGCGTTGATGAGGTCATCCTTGATGCCAGGGGAGCCTGTCACACGCACGTCCCGATATACGCCAGCCGAAATGGGGATCCAGCCGCCGTGGCAGATCGCGGCGACTAGCTTCTTGGCCGCGACGAAATCACGTACGAGCCGGAGCACATGACCGTCCCGACGAAGTTTATCCGGCATGAACCCGCCGGGGACGACCAACCCGTCAAACTGATCGGCTTCCATCTCTGAAATAGAGGCGTCGGCGACACACGGATAGCCATGCTTGCCGGCGTAGCTCTGTCCTGATTCAGGGCCCGCGACAACGACCGTGGCGCCGGCCTCCTGAAGTCTCAGTTTGGGATACCAGAGCTCCAGATCTTCGTAGATATCCCCGACAAAAAATAAAATACGCTTTTCAGCCAATGGTAACTCAGCAGACATGAGCGCCTCGCAAGGAATAAGACCGTTCGGGCCCTACGGAAGAACTGGAAAGAAGAGTAGCTGGACTCTGGCTGCAGCCTTCGGCTGCTCAGGAGATGAGTTCCCGTGATCCAATCGCCTGTATTGTAGCGATAGCCTGATTCTGGGCCAGAAAGGCGTTGTTGGGATTTAGAAGCGACGCAATAAAAAAACCCTCCCGCGAACGGGAGGGTTTATAAAAGAACGGCGATACCTACTTTCGCACTTGCAGTACTATCATCGGCTCGAAAAGCTTAACTACTGTGTTCGGTATGGGAACAGGTGTGACCTTTTCGATATGGTCGCCGGAGAAACCCGGTGGACGGTAAAGCCCGACCGGGTTTGATCTCTGACTGGTTGTGTAAAACTCGATGGCTATCTTAATTGACTCTACTATGTTGACAAGCAAAAGCGTTGAATAAATGTGGCCAAGTATTCTCCCTTTAGTACCGGTTAGCTGAACACATTACTGTGCTTACACATCCGGCCTATCAACCTGGTAGTCTTCCAGGGGGATTTCGACATAAAGTCTACGAAACCTCATCTTGGAGAAGGCTTCACGCTTAGATGCTTTCAGCGTTTATCCTTTCCGTAGTTAGCTATCCAGCCGTGCCACTAGCGTGACAACTGGTACACCAGAGCTACGTCCTTCCAAATCCTCTCGTACTAAAGAAGAACCTCCTCAAGTTTCGTACGCCCACGGCAGATAGGGACCGACCTGTCTCACGACGGTCTGAACCCAGCTCACGTACCACTTTCATTGGCGAACAGCCAAACCCTTGGGAGCTTCTTCACCCCCAGGATGTGATGAGCCGACATCGAGGTGCCAAACCGCTCCGCCGCTATGGACGCTCGGGAGCGATAAGCCTGTTATCCCCGGAGTACCTTTTATCTGATGAGCTATGGCCCTTCCATTCGGAACCACAGGATCACTAAGACCTACTTTCGTATCTGCTCGACTGATAAGTCTCGCAGTTAAGCTCCCTTCTACCTTTGCGCTCTTCGCCTGATTACCAACCAGGCTGAGGGAACCATTGCACTCCTCCGTTACTCTTTGGGAGGAGACCGCCCCAGTCAAACTGCCCAACTGACACTGTTCCCTGCCTGGTTTCACAGGATCAGGGTTAGAACTAAAGCATATCCAGGGTGGTATTTCAAGGACGACTCACCAAGAGCTGGCGCTCCCGTTTCAAAGTCTCCCACCTATCCTACACAAAATATACCTCAGCCCAATATCAGCCTACAGTAAAGGTTCACGGGGTCTTTCCGTCTAACCGCGGGTACGTGGCATCTTCACCACGACTACAATTTCACCGGGTCGGTGGTTGAGACAGTGCTCCAGTCGTTACGCCTTTCATGCAGGTCGGAACTTACCCGACAAGGAACTTCGCTACCTTAGGACCGTCATAGTTACGGCCGCCGTTTACCGGGGCTTCGGTCGCGAGCTTCGCCCGAAGGCTAACCCTCTTCCTTAACCTACCGGCACCGGGCAGGCGTCAGTCTCTATACATCCACTTACGTGTTAGCAGAGACCTGTGTTTTTGATAAACAGTCGCTAGAGCCGATTTACTGTGGCCTGCTTTCGCAGGCACCCCTTATCG is part of the Lignipirellula cremea genome and encodes:
- a CDS encoding GumC family protein, which encodes MSEAKLFVKLGRSVLSVDPTVNTQQSISVQESREVEMNSIVEVLDSRTLAEQVVSQLGAKVVLGESRINPQSLEVRSVSLTEPPPIAVSHSADFEEAVKVVKDSFGVFAPRKTTIVTLRYKAGSPELAQAVTNAFLDSYLREHARVNRTLGSYEFFVAQEAAAKSKLKSVSDAFRDAKNAIGVASIEGRRSSLQGQISSVESSIVMAETDLATARGGIASLEESIEGLPERRLSAETSGFPNQAADQMRHQLYIRQTRLAELRSKYTDLHPEVIAMQYEVANSQKILDEQPVARVQRTEGANPAREKLEQELLSERAKAASFAARVTELRSQYETALAELRLLNHHEVQLAAMEREVQQAENAWRDYAGKLEQSRLDNAIDSQRISNVNILQRANYVAKPISPKRTMVGGFGLIFGLTSALGVALLSEFLSPSLTSVEEVQSQLSVPVFLSLPRVSPGSTLLN
- a CDS encoding lipopolysaccharide biosynthesis protein, with the protein product MLKMAPQVVPLASNVSPRHRERAPGPSWRGRLLGLLSHSGVAAIFDQGIVSAANFATSVIIGRYGSVDDLGVYFLVLSVLYFARGIQDQIVSGPYTIYAPRRDEAQIPRYTGSVLAHQMLFSAGTVIALLGMWLAMVLGAIQPELTPSLLMLAGVVPFLLLREFIRRLSFARFQVKAVILVDLLVSITQVGALIVFAWDGQISIPAVYLAMGLACAVAAGGWFAMRVQPVVFSAANVLTDWRENWKFGRWALAGQLVGCSAPLVLPWLVAAGHGAAAAGLMAACNTLVGVANTFVLGFCNYLAPKAAQAYVDGGTRDMLRVLLKAVAVFTFCIGGFSLAALVAGDSILVGVYGADYAGGGLIFALYAFAMWANSLKMVAGNGLWAIDRPQVNFIADVASLVVSIIAAVIFVPLWGVFGAALATLTANSLDAMIRFLVLGYSLQRLRPAPLPA
- a CDS encoding polysaccharide deacetylase family protein, with translation MSHDSSPELAAGPVDLAPAPPLCGAAPSGLLRSLVRRAKSGTFRTAAQWMGRLLGPRRAEAFGILMYHRVAEQPRGLPEPTWNVTPARLREQLSGLRERGFEPWSLGQALDAYEAGEPIPRKAFVVTFDDGYENNITLALPILQELQVPATIFLATQYLDSVDPFPSDDWTMAGSRRAPLDSWRPLSTEQCLELQASGLIELGAHTHSHGDFRGRPKALRHDLAICFEVLRNKFGIEHPTFAFPYGTVRLGFAGGSLAEAAREAGARCGLSTESELIGPERNPFEWGRFTAEQKDTAATLAGKLGGWFGFPRLRRLRESLRNSRRQPA
- a CDS encoding CpsD/CapB family tyrosine-protein kinase produces the protein MIHRTTTSASEAASAVARNDELPAYYATLLRRLSSACGESSSALRTLGVTSATSGEGVSTIAANLAMSAAERRRVVLVDANTMNPSQAHLFGVARSPGLQEAFHSSLATHDCVQETPLKNLWVLPAGRAQRFNPHLDRQEVERLVESLQERFDLVIFDLPPAEEFSSCLMLAPALQGVLFVVEAARARTDVVVQAKRRLDESQTTVLGAVLNKNDA
- a CDS encoding type 1 glutamine amidotransferase domain-containing protein, with protein sequence MSAELPLAEKRILFFVGDIYEDLELWYPKLRLQEAGATVVVAGPESGQSYAGKHGYPCVADASISEMEADQFDGLVVPGGFMPDKLRRDGHVLRLVRDFVAAKKLVAAICHGGWIPISAGVYRDVRVTGSPGIKDDLINAGAVWEDAAVVIDGIFVSSRKPDDLPDFCRGILTVLS
- a CDS encoding sugar transferase, giving the protein MRYPSVRPRTSIQLGLFDRASSDSFRSALEREQSRSNRSGQTFGLLVFQFDSQKSMRRDIEQFLTLLLNRVRGTDEVGLLDRRRLGVLLPDTDIKGARLLAQSLTEACGENIKAPDCEIFIHPLSAEDAAKAAPQDADSDDDDDSSGGHAQEVRPLESLFIRPTPFWKRCLDIVGSVLGLVLVSPILLLAAVLIKLTSPGPIVFTQPRDGLGGRPFLIYKFRTMYIDAEARKAALREFSEQDGPAFKMQNDPRITPLGSFLRKSCIDELPQLWNVLKGEMSLVGPRPLPCDESAGCQGWQRRRLEVTPGLTCIWQLDGGRRVSFAEWMRMDIRYIGRRGPLEDVQLIARTAFRVLTHRASV